In Papaver somniferum cultivar HN1 chromosome 9, ASM357369v1, whole genome shotgun sequence, the genomic stretch TATATCATCTCAATTCTCTTGCACCTGCAACATGGTAACTCCTCCATTCATGTTCAGATCAtaacaccaccaccattacacaaTTCTCAATTATGTTCATGCCTGAACTCCTCCAGACCACAGTTTCAAGACAATATCCTCACCATTTCAAATCTCAACTTAACAAATCATCTAAAGTTCAATACCAGCAGCAATACAGTCAAATTCCACTTGACAGTTTCATTAGAAATACTCTAATATTGTCTCCTATGACCACCTGACATTTATCTTCACCTGCAATTTCATTCTCAGGCAACCACCACCACTAAGTTCAACTTCACAAGAGCTATTAACACCTGCAAGGCCTTCTCTTCTTACTAACCACCCACCAACAGTTCTAATACATACAAATCATCTCCAAAATCTTGTGCTTTACTAAACCACCACTAATCATATCATGACCCCTGTAAATCAATATTACCCTAACCCACAATCATAATCATAATTCTTCTACACAAAAcactctcttcatcttcatctggtTCAATTCATCACAGCTACATTTCATGTATCACTCAAACTAAATCCTCTAAGCAGCAACACAAACACAAACACTTGCagttgcttcttcttcttttatgctTCAACACTTAACACATCTCTGCTCTTTCTAATTCCGTGAACTCTGTAATTAAACTTTATAGTTAATCAAACCCAAATCaccaattcttcttctttccagCACCATTCAATTGATCCCAAATTataaactcaaaccctaatttacataATCCTCAATTCTTAGTTTGATCTGCTCAGAACTAAAATTAAACACTATACGATCGTCTTTACTTCAATTCAAAACAAACCCATATACTAATTCAATCAAATAACaacaatttcataaagaaatttcaataaaattagaaaccctaatttaacccctgatttacctttttctttcGATTCCTCAACAGAACAGCTTCATCACATCAATTCAACAGCAACCCCTCTTCTTTTCATCCATTAATAACACGATATCCCCACCGGTTCTTCACAAACCCTACTTCAGAAACCTtaacttctaattttctttagcagCATCAAATTCTTCTTCACCCAAAGCTAAACTAGCTTCATCACTGATAGTCTACCGTATTACTAAGCTTACTCACACAAGATTCAACCCAATTCTTCTGAATTGGAATCGACAGAGAAATAGAGGAAGAAGAACAGAAAGAAGAAcaaagcagaagaagaaagaagaagccaAGAGAAAAATGAGTTTCTCTCGACACGTTTGGTGATGATAAGGACAAAGGAAATACTGAGGCACCTAGAAGATTTGATAAAGGCAGTCAGGTCGGTTTAAGCTGCGGGCAGACTAATTTTCCCTTCACACGTATTTGATGATTATTTTGATGATTATCTATTCGTCTGGTATCTAAATGACACGCTCGAGTAGTCTATTTCAcataacttttcgatatctatctaatgatactagtttcgtatctagatcgtggttagattaatttctactgATTAACTTTCGTCTCTAATTAATCGCGTCATTAATGGCTTAGTCGTCTCTTAATtatcgctagaccagtcaaatagtgttgacgagcttgaggatcgttacacgtacgtgactcaataggtcTGGTATtcaaatggtttcttagggacagtaatttttagggtttctaaagacgGTTCGTGACAAGAAAtcatgggtacccgtacgaacacaatccGAACCCAAAACAAACCCAAAATGGATCGTCCTTTTAAGACTCAACAGAATAATTTTGCTACGTGAAGATTttatttcaaagatttttgactcaataaattttatatctccacagagaaacaatttagagcacaaCAGTAGCAGGCAACTTAGTTGAAACGAAAACTTCTTCgaaattgaaacaaaaagaaaaacgaagaaCTTCTTGAGACACAGACAATACTTAGGCAGCGTTGTCTAGAGACAATattttagctatggacgataagaagttAGATTGACTAATTAGAAAACAAATACCAAAGTATACCTTaccatatctcactcaaccaggatttttttgTGAGTGAGAATTTAACCTTGTgatttaattagcacaagtatgagctctaagATCATTAAATGAACAGTGTTCATggttgagtctctttttccttccaaTTCTATAAAAGaatcctttttgatgtgaaaaattatcataaaacttgatgtcatcaaaatatgagacaggGTTCGAattcttaccagaagaagtttgttcGGAGGATTTTGACAActtgttgataagatccttgtatccttcaattataagatttaggttgtccttcatctcttcactgTTGCTTCCCTCTACAACAACCTTTTTCACATTTCTAACATTATTTTTCACATCAGGTTGAGGGTaacctttctgaaatctccttgacccAATTGAATTGAAGTTACAATTTGGACGAACATTCGATGAGAAAgtagaactgactttcctggaagaattcacaggctgagtactaaaaccaatagatttagacatctgaatgtcagttacacctttgagtattaaatccaaggtgtgttgaagttgaacaagagTATTGCTATTCAACCTAGACTTGATTTTTTATTcaccatgtccttttgaatcacaaaagagacacactttctgatcacaggAGTCATTAGAGTGAACAGACATAACACCGTTGTTAGAAGATTCCCTCCTTCCATGTTatatgaaaactccttgattagAGAAAGATACAAGTACATCTTTTCTAATAGGAAGGGATTTTGATTTTGCTTCTCGGACTGAAATTTTTCCAGTTGAATTAGAAGCacttggtatagtggactcttcaaaacatccttgaatagagagtttacacaAAAGACGTTCAATTTCCAAGGAATCCTCTTTGATCTTCACCTCGAGCAGGgttcgtgaagaacagactgagGTGAAATCCTCTTGAAGATCTTTTAGTTGCGAGTCGCGATCATTTACTATACCAACAAGATCACTGACTTTatgtttcaaccgattgattctATCAGCCTGGAATCTAATAAAGTTTAGAATAATTTTACTCTCTTTGGATGCTTCCTTTTCTTCAACAGAATTAGACTCGTTTGAAAGATAATCGGGGTAACACTTGTCAGTGCAATTATGTTTCGTGGTAACtctaggttcatctatatttgagattgataaatctttttctttaatagatttcatggaaacagaacttttatttctgatgATGCGTTTAtctgagatagcactactgtccatagagtcagatcgctacaaacacagacttatgaggtcttaaacgtgttttcctgctctgataccaattgaaacagcggggggtctaacaatcacacccaatatttcacttagcaatctgtatggacaaactccaatataattccaagagaatcaactagacagtcagactcaatcaatggaaatatatccaagagttgtatctttgtttcacaatgtaattagcaaatcaaacagatagaaatacgtgagcctgattattatgtgaaacaacttgatcggtaccaaagaccaatgttcaagtctcaatcaatataatcaacaaccaaaggttggattctctaattgattgaactacacacaacctgtgatatttctattatataactaATAAtaggcggaaaagaaataacacatacaccataaaaaaatttaacgaggaaaccgcaaatgcagaaaaaccccgggacctagttcagatttgaacaccacactgtattaagccgctacagatactagcctactccaagccaacttcgaactggaatgtatttgacCCCTAACCAACTCACACTGATCAAGatacaattgcattccttatgcctcttaaaccacgtcggattctgcgcacttcacttgattctcttagctgatctcacctacaactaagaattgctacgaaccaaagtcgaaaacttgataaacaaatctgtctcacacagaaaagtctatttgtatagataaaaatctgtctcccacagatatacctatgagttttgttccgtcttttgataaatcaaggtgaacatgaaccaattgataaaccggacttatattcccgaaaaacatcctagtattatcaatcacctcacaataatcttaatcaattaacgaaacaagatattgtggaatcacaaacgatgagacgaagatgtttgtgactacttttcaatcttgcctatcggagaataaatctcgagcaaatattaaagaagatagtacatAATCACGAtataaaacagcaagatcagaacacgcaactacgaagaaaatagttgggtcacgcttcacaatctcaatgaagtcttcaagtcgttaacctacagggtttcttgaaaaacctaaggttaaaggagaatcgactatactcgccactaatatcacacatgaggtgtggggattaggtttcccaggtgctagagttctcctttatatggtcttcaaattagggctttccatcaatgttaccttggtaataaagcattcaatattcattgttagatgaaaacctgattagattcaagctaatatctttcaaccgttagatcgaacttagcttgttatacacaaatgaaatgtaccatcatttagataaaggtaaccgtacctaaacgtgtacacttagttgtttcaacaatagttaaccaatggttagccatatgaacactttcatatcaaccttattcatctttatcataactagttcaaatgactcaaatgaaactagttagagagttgttcaattgtttatattctcatagaagtatacaagacacaattgaaactcaaatcatttcatgaacattatagccacggtttgcaaaagattgcattccttattatataaatgtattagttcatgaacaaaccgattttagagcataacctacttaagtatgcaaacgggtacacatacctaagtagccggactgagtttggttacgccagtacgcgtacgggtacgtataccattttacacttccaaactccagcaaaaatttacggaacttgaacttcagacagtacacgtacgggtacacatacttatttCCCGGAATTCcaataaccaaccagtacgcgtacgggtacgcataccatggttcccgtttttggactttacaccaatgtgaatacacactatgtttatatccaatcatggttacatgttctaaaccctcatttcaatcattgaaacattcttggaagacgacaatagctgtctcacacaaactattagcttcaaagcaattttcaagtgatcgaatgatcaatacgaaacattccgagtctacatcaaatgattgtctcacacaaatcatgtaagatgttacaaggagattttcacatgatcatctattgactttcgtcaagaataaaagatgaacttggttaaagccaaagcttaccaacacatatttcgagaaatagataagcaagataaacttggctcgaaatacgaaatgtgtataattgaagtctatatagcaatacgacttttgtctcaaatatgagatagagttgatagatttttgagtatagatgagttcaagtctccacatacctttttgttgatgaagttccacaagttcccttgagtagttcttcgtcttcattcgatgaaccgtggagtctaaatctcaactacacttattatcctagtcggagacttagatataagtagactagaaatcaacacttatagttttcaactaaacttgacaaacaagcttgagatagaaacgcttgcgagttcgaccgagcaatactctaacaaatttaattttaattttaaacagtaTGATACCATGAAAGAATGAGAGAGAGGGAAATATGAAATAATTTAATTAACAATTAACAGGAAAATAAAAGATAACGTTGACACTCCAGTTACATCTATGTATTCTTACATACACCGTTGGCAGTGGTGGAGTCAGGATTTCAATACAGAGGGGGCTAAAAAGAAATATAGTGAAGCACTAATAGTAAACAAGGCGGTCAAAGGGTGCTGTTGTAAAAAAAAATGGAAGGAATTGCATAGTTTGTGAGCAAGTGTCGGTCGATGTCCCTGTATCAAATGATGAACAACAACTCATGTTTAGAATGGTGAAGAATACAGGTCATCATCAAATAAACAACAATAACAGTcgaaaagaataacaaataaaatgataaacaacatcaacaataatggaTTAGTTGTAGATAAAGAACTCATAGTGCAAACGAAGTACAACTCTCACTGAACATTTTCTTTTCATGGTAACAGAGTGTAAAAAAGAGAACTCGTATCAAAAGTGGGCAAGTAAGCTAGGAACATCACACCTTTTTATTGGCGGACTAGAGTAATGGAGATGGACTAAACGAATGAAAGTGGTGGACTAACCTGCAAATTAGGAACCACCCAAAGGTTTGGAAAGTGGATGGATAGATATTAGGGCTTTGATAGACTGAATAGTTTTGACATGGTGGACTGACTCAATGGTCTTGGTAGGCTAAATAATAAATCTCCCCCTTCTTTAATGCAAGCAATCTAAATTAAAAATCCTTACCCATTTTTGGTTCATCAAACGGAATTTGGTTCACCAAACGGAGTAGAGACCAAAATGCTCGACGGAATAGGGATCATTTGGTTAATAAATCTCAATATAGACTGAAATGCCTAACAAAACAGGGACTTAAAAATAATGATATGTGaaattatttatttacaaaaataccatttttataaaaatgttgataaatattttaaaacttcatttcttccaaatggTATGTCGGATTTTTGTgaactttatatatttggaaagctctttgaaTCACCTACGCAACGAGTATAAACAACTATATCAAATTTTTACATTTTGGTATATTTATAGTTCTTCAAAATAATATCTATAATTTAAAGGTTAATTGAAAGAGCCTATGTACTTTTTACATGTTGCCTATATGATGCTCAAATACTTCATTGATATAGTATAAAATTACTTATAGATTTTAGTTTCAGATACGAAAGATTGTCTTTATTTCattaaaagtgatattttcgtttCTTTCATTTTTACCCGATAATAAAGccatattgaaaaataaaatgaaagtacCACGTTTTCAAAAAGggaaggaaaaattaaaaaaaaagtaatgtTGCCGACGTGCATCGCACGTGCTCACTACTTGTTTCTCTAAAGGCCAGATTACTAACATCTTAAATTTATGAGAAAAAAAAAGGGAGATACACCCAAGGTTATCCCTATTTGGTTCCGCCACTGACTGTTGGACTGGAATCCAATAATACCATCTGGATTTGATTTGGTGTATCTTCCTTTCATCGGCTAACAACGTATGATAGGGTATTGCACCTGTTATAGCGAAAAGCACCTGGAACAACTAACCGTTCTAGGCTCTTGGAGCGCAGAGCATAACATTTTGTTGGAATTTTATTGAATTTGGTTAGAGGACAATTCCGTCACATAATTTATTGAATTTCAATTCCTTCCAAGCCATGATATTTCAATTCTTGTTAAGTTTTTTTCCCTCTTGAAAACTTTCCCCCCTATATACCATATGGAAGTGCTATATATCCTGCGGGTCGACTCTCACGGGCTATACCAAGTGAGAGAGTGAGATGAGAGCCCTCCTAACACGTAGTTTAGCAGGGGTGGGTTTAGTGTGGGTTCAAATCTTTCACTGACGAGTCAGAACCAGAAATAATGCTCTTTGATGAAGACAATATCGACGAGTGATGGGAGAGCGAGATGTTAGATagttttatctatttattttttttatactcCAGATAgtatttaggagttttttagttttatatgattCTTTTTACTAAAATAAATAACTATATTAAATTAAATATTTTTAATCAATACATGTATCTCGTATCTTTGGTTTTTACAAATGGACGAATACCCGTATCAGTACCCCGTATTATCTGTATCGGTGCTTCATAGTTTCAGATATAGCATATCCAATAAAAACTGACGAAATGAGGAGAGTGAATAGAGACTGAGAACAACTTTGAAGGCCACGCAGTTTTTTTATACCATTCTTATAGAAGGTATAtgtattctcaaaaaaaaatgtgAACAACATGCATATCATATTTTCACGGTCTACCAAGAAGAAGATGTGTAGAATTCATGTTTATCACATCACGCAGAACTGAATCCTCATATCTAGGGAAAGAAAACTTGACCAGACATTGATGAGTAATTTCTTGAGAAGAAAAACTATAAACCCATCTAGATGAAAAAGGATAAGGATGTGATGTAACTTGCGGGTCTAATTTTTGAACTACATTAACAACAATATAATTATTCATGCTACCACTATCCATGATCGTATCACATACTCTCCCTCCGGTTAAACTCGAGAATACTATTTCTCTGAGAACAAGAAGGTTGAGAAAGTACTGAGAGACTAATCATTCCCATAAAATGGTCATCATGAACCTCATGTGTATCTTGATATTCTTCATTATTCTCACCTTGCTCTAATTTCTCCAAGTCATGTGAAGTCTCATCAACCAAACCATTGAACTTATGTATATCATCTTGGCCTTCACGAAATGAATTTTCGACATTCAGAAGAAGTATGTCCAGGTTGTTGGAATTTGTTGCATTTATCACCTCTAAATTTAACATAACGATTTTGAGATTTGGGTAAGGGAGGAAAAACTTATTGGTTTTTATTGGAAAAACGAGAATTAAAGTTCTAGGTTGGCCGAGAATAAAAGGTTTGTGGTTGTAGCATAGTTTGAGCCTCAGCAGGACTATGAAGAATATGAGAGTTATTTTTTGAAATGATGACTGTGAATTAATAAAGAGTTAGTGTTTGATGTTGTttcaaaaatatttataaaaattCATCCCCATGATAAGAATTGTCATTGTTATAATTAGTGAATGTAGTACAAAGTTTGTAATTACCTTGAAAAAAATTACATTGTCTAGGTTGTTAAGCTCTTGGAGAACGAATAATATGACGTTCTTCTTTGAAAGCTTGTTGAATAGCCTTCACCATAGTGTAAATAAATTGAGTCATGCTACAAGCTGTTTCCAATTCCTCGTAATTTCATATGAACGGTTATTCTTGTCACTCCATATTGTCCACCAAATGGTAAAAGGAAGCAACCCTCAAAGCTTATGCTTCATCTTTTATCCTTCTTGTTTTGACATGTCCATAGAACTTCCTTAACAAATTCTGCAAAAGTCACTCCAATAAACTACTGATTTTTTGGACTTTTACAGATTAGTTCGATAAATATATTAAAAGcaataaaaattataaataaacagCGTCGGATCTATGTAGTAACTTGGGCTGGCTTAAGCGagcccaaagtccaaaaaaaccTTCCATTTTGTAGTGTAATTGTGTTTGGATACAAAAAATCAAGCCTAAACAATAGGCTTAAGCCGGCCCAAATCAAGCCAATTTGTTTTCAAGCCATCCCAACATTCATTTTCTGGGTCCACCACTATAAATAAACACACATAAAAAAACTCCATCAAAATCGGCTTTCACATTGTTGCAAAAGCCATAATTTGGTGCTTTGGTGGAGGCCGTAGAtatgtttcaaaaacaacaaTACAGATTTGATTACAGGTTTCCAAAATAAGAGTTCACAACGTATCAACACAAACGCATGAGTAAGATATAACAACCAATCTTGGTGTGTGTGATAATATACTGGTAATTGTAAATTTTAATGAATTTGGTTAGAGGAAAACTCGGTCACATAATTAATTCATTCCTGCCATATGTTTAAGTTTTTCTCTTGAAAACCTTTCCCCCTACATAGCATATCCGTACCGtctgatcaaaaaaaagaaaagaagagcatATCCGATAAAAACGGAACTCCGAGATAACTTTAACGATACGATATAAACGTGACGGAAAGAGGAGAAGAACTTTCTGGACCCTGTTATTCATTAATTCGATGTCAACTGCTGGATTGGAATCCTCTCGCTTGGACTTCCACGTGGCGTCTGTTCACAGGGAAGTAATGCACATTCGGGTATTACAGCTGTTATAGTGGAAAGCACTTGGAACAACTAACCGTTTTGGGTAATGGAGCGCAGAGCATTACTAATTCTGTTACACTGCCCACTCACCTTTATAAACTCTTCTGTCaactctccctctctctctttcTTAACCCTACTCTCTGAACCGACATTGCATCTCACCGTCTCCGTCTCCGTCTccgtctctctctctttctctccctctcccaactctcgaggTGAAACCCTAGATTGTAAGTTTTtttagttgaagaagtttctcgtGTACGACATGGTTTCTTGAAGAACTTCAAGTCTGGTTCAATTAGAAAACTCAGGTACGAATTTACAAGAAatcttttatgtaatttttgggtGTTTTTGATTCGTTTTTACCTTTCTTGGTTGCATTTTCTCTGAATTCTCAGTTACTGCTTTAAAGATTTTTAGTTACCACTTCAATTTTGTGTGTGAATTCTAGATCTCCGTTTGATTCTTCAAGTATTTGTAATTAATGGATTGCATTCTTGTTTGTTCTTGCAGTTTCTTGAATTACTGCCTCTGTAATTCTGATGCTGAAGATGGCTAAACACTATCTGTGGGTTTTACTTGCTACAATTCTCTTCTCGACAATGCTGATACTTCAAGATTCTGCATTAACTGATCCATCTGACGATAATTGATACTTTCATCTCCTATTTTCGTTTTATACTCTTCAATCTTTCATGCCTTTTTCAGATGTTTCTTTgtgatgaattttttttggaGGGGAAGATTCCTTGTCTTGTATGATGTCAAAAAACAAGGTTCATGTAGCAatttttggttcattagttttctTGGTGAAATTTGTGAGGAACATACAGTTTATATGCTTATAGTTGCTTAGAATTCATAGTGGAAGATTGGTTTGGTGTCTACCATAGCTTTAGCCAAAAACTGGCCCTATAATTTTGTTGAAGAAACTCACTGTTTTAAATTGCttttacaattttcagtcaccaTTCTCCAAGATCTGTATAAATCACTGAACCAACCACCACAGTTGGATGGATGGAAACTGAATGGAGGGGATCCCTGTAAGGAGTCGTGGAAAGGGATCTCATGCTCTGGATCCTCCGTTATGTTCATGTAATGCTAACAACTCTTTCATTTTAATTGTATGCCCTTTCATAGCTTTTggtatcttttttttgtttgaaactAACATTTTCCTGGCTCTTTCATTTTAATTGTATGCCCCTGTAGCTTTTGGTATCTTTTTGGTTGAAAAATAACATTTTCCTGGCTACTGTCAAGCAGTAAAATAAATGGTCTAGAGCTAAATGGGAGTCTAGGAGGGAATCTCTTCGGCCTCTTTAATTTGAAGCAGCTGTGAGTAGTTTTCATAGAATATAAAATGATAGCTGTCTTTGAGTTATATTAACCTCCATGTAAGCTTACATACTTCTTTTATCTGGGTTTTTTCCTACAGGGATGTTAGCTTCAATCACATAGAGGGAGAAATTCCTTCATCTTTACCTCCAAATGCCACACATATGTAAGACTTTTTACCTCTTATTTCTTGcatatccatcttttcttcatagTTGACTCATCTGTTTACTAAAATCGCAGAGACTTGTCGTTCAACAATTTCAATCAGAATATTCCTTTCTCCCTGACGTCAATGAAATATTTGCGGCATTTGTAAGCTGTTGACCTATTATTGCTTCAACATTTAAGTTTACCCATATGACAGTCCTAAATGTTGTTTCTGTGTGCAGGAATATATCTCATAATTCCTTATCGGGGCCAGTAGGCAATGTGTTTATGGGTCTTCCGCATCTAAAACAAATGTACAGTCTCTTAACCTTGTCATTTTGGTGCTTATATGAAACTGAACAAAAGACCTGTGTGTGTGGTCCTAAATTTGTAGTGTTCTTTATACCAACATATTTGAGCTTAGTGATATACCCTTGACCCAAATTTTCACTGTGCTATAATTACAGGGATCTATCATATAACAACTTCACTGGAGATCTCCCAAGATCCTTTGGAAGTTTGAAGAATCTTACTGGATTGTAAGTAGCAAATAATCAAACTTAATTTAATTCACTTTTTTTCAGACTGTCTTCGTTTTCCACTCTTATAAGAGAGTTCTTGTATGCTTGCAGATTCCTACAGAATAACCAATTCACAGGATCAGTAGTCTTTCTAGCTTATCTCCCACTCACTGATCTGTACGTGACAATCACAGTTGCTATTACTTAATCTTTTACCTCTTCTTAAGCATTTTCTTTTCTTATAGCAATTTtaatttaaaatttttatctgtTGAATTTCAGCGACATTCGAAATAATCACTTCAGTGGTGTTATTCCTAAGCAATTTGAAAAGATACCGCATTTATGGTAAGATTTACGAATTTCAAATTCTATTTCTTTTATATGTCTTTTAGTACTCTACTAAACAACTTAGCATGTTTGCCTTTTATTCTTACCAGGTTTAGCGAAAATGCATTCCAAATAACTCCTACTCCCAGAGAAGGAAAACAGAAGCAAAAAGGACTGG encodes the following:
- the LOC113313666 gene encoding protein STRUBBELIG-RECEPTOR FAMILY 2-like, which codes for MNFFWRGRFLVLYDVKKQVTILQDLYKSLNQPPQLDGWKLNGGDPCKESWKGISCSGSSVMFIKINGLELNGSLGGNLFGLFNLKQLDVSFNHIEGEIPSSLPPNATHIDLSFNNFNQNIPFSLTSMKYLRHLNISHNSLSGPVGNVFMGLPHLKQMDLSYNNFTGDLPRSFGSLKNLTGLFLQNNQFTGSVVFLAYLPLTDLDIRNNHFSGVIPKQFEKIPHLWFSENAFQITPTPREGKQKQKGLAPGAIAFTVGGVFVVAICVAALLAMRSRLRRNNRNHATVSTATGEGSIRPKDDIELPAVVQEEGNINHPQPGPAQAQQVNVAPFNGHNVGQGGACAGAGGGGGEDKFTPIMRLVEDQCPRCGKESRVGLEAIFDVPCVRYQLLWLDCGYRWTRNA